AGGAAATCGAGGGAGTGCCCCCGCAGATCGTCGCGTCGCCGGGGATGCCAGAGCGTAAGGCCGTCGCCAGGCGCCAGGCGCGGGTGCGGGAAATGCTGCACACGCTGCCGAAGCAGGCCCAGGTCGCGATCCTGGACGACCTCGAGGGCACCCACAAGTTCCGGGCGCACGAGTTTGGCGACTGACGCGCCACCCCGGCCAACCCCGCGAGAAGCCGTGACCCGAAAATTTTGCGATAACTTGGCGCAACTTGCCGCCCCGCCCTCTTGACGGCAGGGCGTAAACGGGTCAATCTGTTGGGCAGCATGTGTCTGCTCTATTCGGGGAACGTCGAGATCGCCAGCCAGCGCCGATCCCGCCGGGCAGGTAGTTGAGGAATGCGCGGTCCTGCGCTATTGTTGGACGTTGCGCTGGCTACCTCCTGCCCACCTCACCCGCCACTTGACACCGTGGTCTTAGCCTGAGCCCCTTCTGCGGCCGAAGCTATTTAGTTGCGCGTGAGATCCGGACAGATCGTTCGCCGGCCTAACCGACAAGATTATTGCGGCGAACAGGGCCCGCTGGGCAGCGCCCTTTTAGGGTTCCCGTGAGTCGCACGAGGTGCTGGAAGGATGCATCTTGGCAGATTCCCGCCAGAGCAAGACGGACACTACTCCTCCCCAGGGTCGCCCAAAAAGTTCCACTAACAACTCCGTGCCCGGAGCACCGAAACGAGTTTCTTTCGCCAAACTCCGCGAACCGCTTGAGGTTCCGGGGCTGCTTGACGTGCAGACCGACTCGTTCGAGTGGTTGATCGGCTCGCCGCGCTGGCGCGAGGCCGCCATAGCCCGCGGCGAGGGCAAAGGGGGGGCCAAGCCGGTAGGTGGCCTGGAAGAGGTGCTCTACGAGCTGTCGCCCATCGAGGACTTCTCCGGTTCGATGTCGCTGTCTTTCTCCGATCCCCGCTTCGACGAGGTCAAGGCGCCGGTCGACGAGTGCAAAGACAAGGACATGACCTACGCGGCCCCGCTGTTCGTCACGGCCGAGTTCATCAACAACAACACCGGCGAGATCAAGAGCCAGACGGTGTTCATGGGTGACTTCCCGATGATGACCGAGAAGGGCACCTTCATCATCAACGGGACCGAGCGCGTCGTCGTCAGCCAGCTGGTGCGCTCGCCCGGTGTGTACTTCGACGAGACCATCGACAAGTCGACCGAGAAGACGCTGCACAGCGTCAAGGTGATCCCGAGCCGCGGCGCGTGGCTGGAGTTCGACGTCGACAAGCGCGACACCGTGGGCGTGCGCATCGACCGCAAGCGCCGCCAGCCGGTCACCGTGCTGCTCAAGGCGCTGGGTTGGACCAACGAGCGGATCACCGAGCGGTTCGGCTTCTCCGAGATCATGATGTCGACGCTGGAGAAGGACAACACCGCCGGCACCGACGAGGCGCTGCTGGACATCTACCGCAAGCTGCGTCCGGGCGAGCCGCCGACCAAGGAGTCCGCGCAGACCCTGCTGGAGAACCTGTTCTTCAAGGAGAAGCGCTACGACCTGGCCAGGGTTGGCCGTTACAAGGTCAACAAGAAGCTCGGGCTGCCGGCGGCCGAGTCGGCCGTACCCGCCTCGACCACGCTGACCGAAGCGGATGTCGTCGCCACCATCGAGTACCTGGTGCGCCTGCACGAGGGCCAGGCAACGATGACGGTTCCCGGCGGCGTCGAGGTGCCGGTGGAGACCGACGACATCGACCACTTCGGCAACCGCCGGCTGCGCACGGTCGGGGAGCTGATCCAGAACCAGATCCGCGTCGGCATGTCGCGGATGGAGCGCGTCGTCCGGGAGCGGATGACCACCCAGGACGTCGAGGCGATCACGCCGCAGACGCTGATCAACATCCGGCCGGTGGTCGCCGCGATCAAGGAGTTCTTCGGCACCAGCCAGCTGTCGCAGTTCATGGACCAGAACAACCCGCTGTCGGGGCTGACCCACAAGCGCCGGCTGTCGGCGCTGGGCCCGGGTGGTCTGTCGCGTGAGCGTGCCGGCTTGGAGGTCCGTGACGTGCACCCGTCGCACTACGGCCGGATGTGCCCGATCGAGACCCCGGAGGGTCCGAACATCGGCCTGATCGGTTCGCTGTCGGTGTACGCGCGGGTCAATCCGTTCGGGTTCATCGAGACGCCTTATCGGAAGGTTGTGGACGGTGTCGTTACTGACGAGATCGTCTACCTGACCGCCGACGAGGAGGACCGCCACGTCGTGGCGCAGGCCAACTCGCCGACCAGACCCAACGAGGCCGGTGCCGAGGTTTTCGAAGAGGGGCGTGTCCTGGTTCGCCGCAAGGCGGGCGAGGTGGAGTACGTGCCCAGCTCCGAGGTGGACTACATGGACGTCTCGCCGCGGCAGATGGTGTCCGTGGCCACCGCCATGATTCCGTTCCTCGAGCACGACGACGCCAACCGTGCCCTGATGGGCGCCAACATGCAGCGCCAGGCGGTTCCGCTGGTGCGCAGCGAGGCGCCGCTGGTGGGCACCGGCATGGAGCTGCGCGCGGCGATCGACGCCGGCGACGTCGTCGTCGCCAACAAGCCCGGGGTGATCGAGGAGGTGTCCGCCGACTACATCACCGTGATGGCCGACGACGGCACCCGGCATACCTACCGGATGCGCAAGTTCGCCCGCTCCAACCACGGCACCTGCGCAAACCAGTCCCCGATCGTGGACGCGGGCGACCGGGTGGAGGCCGGCCAGGTGATCGCCGACGGTCCGTGCACCCAGAACGGTGAGATGGCGCTGGGCAAGAACCTGCTCGTGGCGATCATGCCGTGGGAAGGCCACAACTACGAGGACGCGATCATCCTGTCCAACCGCCTCGTCGAAGAAGATGTGCTGACCTCGATCCACATCGAGGAGCATGAGATCGACGCCCGCGACACCAAGCTGGGCGCCGAGGAGATCACCCGGGACATCCCGAACGTCTCTGACGAGGTGCTGGCCGACCTGGACGAGCGTGGCATCGTGCGCATCGGCGCCGAGGTTCGCGACGGCGACATCCTGGTCGGCAAGGTCACCCCGAAGGGCGAGACCGAGCTGACGCCGGAGGAGCGGCTGCTGCGGGCGATCTTCGGCGAGAAGGCCCGCGAGGTCCGCGACACCTCGTTGAAGGTGCCGCACGGCGAGTCCGGCAAGGTGATCGGCATCCGGGTGTTCTCCCGCGAGGACGACGACGAGCTGCCGGCCGGGGTCAACGAGCTGGTCCGCGTCTACGTGGCCCAGAAGCGCAAGATCTCCGACGGCGACAAGCTGGCCGGCCGGCACGGCAACAAGGGCGTCATCGGCAAGATCCTGCCGGCCGAGGACATGCCGTTCCTGCCGGACGGCACGCCGGTGGACATCATCCTGAACACCCACGGTGTGCCGCGACGGATGAACATCGGCCAGATCCTGGAGACCCACCTCGGCTGGGTGGCCAAGTCCGGGTGGAAGGTCGACGTGGCGGGCGGGACTCCGGACTGGGCCGCCAACCTGCCCGAAGACCTGTTGCACGCCGAGCCCGACGCCATCGTGTCGACGCCGGTGTTCGACGGCGCCAAGGAAGAAGAGCTGCAGGGCCTGCTGTCCTCGACGCTGCCGAACCGCGACGGTGAGGTGCTGGTGGACGGCGACGGCAAGGCGGTGCTGTTCGACGGGCGCAGCGGTGAGCCGTTCCCGTACCCGGTGACCGTCGGCTACATGTACATCATGAAGCTGCACCACCTGGTGGACGACAAGATCCACGCCCGCTCCACCGGCCCGTACTCGATGATCACCCAGCAGCCGCTGGGCGGTAAGGCGCAGTTCGGTGGCCAGCGCTTCGGTGAGATGGAGTGCTGGGCCATGCAGGCCTACGGCGCCGCGTACACGCTGCAGGAGCTCTTGACCATCAAGTCCGACGACACGGTCGGGCGGGTCAAGGTCTACGAGGCGATCGTCAAGGGCGAGAACATCCCGGAGCCGGGCATCCCCGAGTCGTTCAAGGTGCTGCTCAAGGAGCTGCAGTCGCTGTGTCTCAACGTCGAGGTGCTGTCGTCCGACGGTGCGGCGATCGAGCTGCGCGAAGGCGAGGACGAGGACCTGGAGCGGGCCGCGGCAAACCTGGGAATCAACTTGTCCCGCAACGAATCCGCGTCCGTTGAGGACCTGGCTTAGCGGCAACGTTGCGCCAGCGTCTTATTGGTAACTAAACCCGCAAGGGGAAAGGGAGTTACGTGCTCGACGTCAACTTCTTCGATGAACTCCGCATCGGCCTGGCCACCGCGGAGGACATCCGGCAATGGTCTTACGGCGAGGTCAAGAAGCCGGAGACGATCAACTACCGCACGCTGAAGCCGGAGAAGGACGGCCTGTTCTGCGAGAAGATCTTCGGACCGACTCGGGACTGGGAGTGCTACTGCGGCAAGTACAAGCGCGTCCGCTTCAAGGGCATCATCTGTGAGCGGTGCGGCGTCGAGGTGACCCGCGCCAAGGTGCGCCGCGAGCGGATGGGACACATCGAGCTGGCCGCCCCGGTCACGCACATCTGGTACTTCAAGGGTGTGCCGTCGCGCCTGGGATACCTGCTGGACCTGGCCCCGAAGGACCTCGAGAAGATCATCTACTTCGCCGCGTACGTGATCACCTCGGTCGACAACGAGATGCGGCACAACGAGCTGTCGACGCTCGAGGCCGAAATGATGGTGGAGCGCAAGGGCGTTGAGGACCAGCGCGACACCGAACTGGAGGCCCGTGCGCAGAAGCTGGAGGCCGACCTGGCCGAGCTGGAGGCGGAGGGCGCCAAGGCCGATGCCCGGCGCAAGGTTCGTGACGGCGGCGAGCGGGAGATGCGCCAGATCCGCGACCGCGCGCAGCGTGAGCTGGACCGGCTGGAGGACATCTGGAGCACCTTCACCAAGCTGGCCCCCAAGCAGCTCATCGTCGACGAGAACCTCTACCGCGAGCTGGTCGACCGTTACGGCGAGTACTTCACCGGTGCCATGGGCGCGGAGTCGATCCAGAAGCTGATCGAGAACTTCGACATCGACGCCGAGGCCGAGTCGCTGCGCGAGGTCATCCGAAGCGGCAAGGGGCAGAAGAAGCTTCGCGCGCTCAAGCGGCTCAAGGTGGTCGCCGCCTTCCAGCAGTCGGGCAACTCGCCGATGGGCATGGTGCTCGACGCCGTGCCGGTGATCCCGCCGGAATTGCGCCCGATGGTGCAGCTCGACGGCGGCCGGTTCGCCACCAGCGACCTCAACGACCTGTACCGCCGGGTGATCAACCGCAACAACCGGTTGAAGAGGTTAATTGACCTCGGAGCTCCTGAAATCATTGTCAACAACGAGAAGCGGATGCTGCAGGAGTCCGTGGACGCGCTGTTCGACAACGGCCGCCGCGGGCGCCCGGTCACCGGGCCCGGCAACCGTCCGCTGAAGTCGCTGAGCGACCTGCTCAAGGGCAAGCAGGGCCGGTTCCGGCAGAACCTGCTCGGCAAGCGCGTCGACTACTCGGGCCGCAGCGTTATCGTGGTCGGCCCGCAGCTCAAGCTGCACCAGTGCGGCCTGCCCAAGCTGATGGCGCTGGAGCTGTTCAAGCCGTTCGTGATGAAGCGGCTCGTCGACCTCAACCACGCGCAGAACATCAAGAGCGCCAAGCGCATGGTGGAGCGCCAGCGTCCCCAGGTGTGGGACGTGCTGGAAGAGGTCATCGCCGAGCATCCGGTGCTATTGAACAGGGCACCGACGCTCCACAGATTGGGCATCCAGGCCTTCGAGCCAATGCTGGTGGAGGGCAAGGCCATTCAGCTGCACCCGCTGGTGTGTGAGGCGTTCAACGCCGACTTCGACGGCGATCAGATGGCGGTGCACCTGCCGCTCTCGGCCGAGGCGCAGGCCGAGGCCCGCATCCTGATGCTGTCTTCCAACAACATCCTGTCGCCGGCGTCCGGTCGCCCGCTGGCCATGCCGCGACTGGACATGGTGACCGGGCTGTACTACCTGACCACCGAGATCGAGGGCGACACGGGCGAATACCAGCCGGCCGCCGACGACCGTCCGGAAACGGGTGTGTACTCCTCGCCGGCCGAGGCCATCATGGCCGCCGACCGCGGTGTTTTGAGCGTGCGGGCCAAGATCAAGGTGCGGTTGACCCAGCTGCGTCCGCCGGCCGAGATTGAGGCCGAGCTGTTCGGCACCAATGGCTGGCAGCCGGGGGACGCGTGGATGGCCGAGACCACGCTGGGCCGGGTGTTGTTCAACGAGCTGCTGCCGCTGGGCTATCCGTTCGTGAACAAGCAGATGCACAAGAAGGTGCAGGCCGCCATCATCAACGACCTGGCCGAGCGCTACCCGATGATCGTGGTCGCGCAGACCGTCGACAAGCTCAAGGACGCCGGCTTCTACTGGGCGACCCGCAGCGGTGTCACGGTCTCGATGGCCGACGTGCTGGTTCCGCCGCGCAAGAAGGAGATCCTCGACCGCTACGAGGAGCGGGCCGACAAGGTCGAAAAGCAGTTCCAGCGTGGCGCTTTGAACCACGAGGAGCGCAACGAGGCGCTGGTGGAGATCTGGAAGGAAGCCACCGACGAGGTCGGTCAGGCGCTGCGGGAGCACTACCCCAGCGACAACCCGATCATCACGATCGTCGACTCGGGTGCCACGGGTAACTTCACCCAGACCCGGACGCTGGCGGGCATGAAGGGTCTGGTGACCAACCCGAAGGGTGAGTTCATCCCGCGTCCGGTCAAGTCGTCGTTCCGCGAGGGCCTGACCGTGCTGGAGTACTTCATCAACACCCACGGGGCTCGAAAGGGCTTGGCGGACACCGCGTTGCGTACCGCCGACTCCGGGTATCTGACCCGGCGTCTGGTGGACGTTTCGCAGGACGTCATCGTTCGCGAGCACGACTGCCAGACCGAGCGTGGCATCGTTGTCGAGCTGGCCGAGCGCGCGGCCGACGGCACGCTGATCCGCGACCCGTACATCGAAACCTCGGCGTACGCGCGGACTTTGGGCGCCGACGCGGTCGACGAGGCGGGCAACGTCGTCGTCGCGCGCGGTGAGGACCTGGGTGACCCGTCGATCGACGCCCTGTTGGCGGCGGGCATCACGCAGGTCAAGGTGCGCTCGGTGCTGACCTGTACCACCGGCACGGGCGTGTGCGCGACCTGCTACGGGCGCTCCATGGCCACCGGCAAGCTGGTCGACATCGGCGAGGCCGTCGGCATCGTGGCCGCCCAGTCCATCGGTGAGCCCGGCACGCAGCTGACCATGCGGACCTTCCACCAGGGTGGTGTCGGTGAGGACATCACCGGCGGTCTGCCGCGGGTGCAGGAGCTGTTCGAGGCCCGCGTCCCGCGCGGCAAGGCGCCCATCGCCGACGTCACCGGGCGGGTCCGTCTCGAGGAGGGCGAGCGCTTCTACAAGATCACCATCGTTCCCGACGACGGGGGCGAGGAGGTCGTGTACGACAAGCTCTCCAAGCGGCAGCGGCTCCGCGTGTTCAAGCACGAGGACGGCTCCGAGGGGGTGCTGTCCGACGGCGACCACGTCGAGGTGGGCCAGCAGCTGATGGAAGGCTCGGCCGACCCGCACGAGGTGCTGCGCGTGCAGGGCCCCCGCGAGGTGCAGATCCACCTGGTCCGCGAGGTCCAGGAGGTCTACCGCGCCCAGGGTGTGTCGATCCACGACAAGCACATCGAGGTGATCGTTCGCCAGATGCTGCGCCGAGTCACCATCATCGACTCGGGCGCGACGGAGTTCCTGCCCGGCTCGCTGATCGAGCGTGCGGGATTCGAGTCGGAGAACCGCCGGGTGGTGGCCGAGGGCGGCGAGCCCGCCGCCGGTCGTCCGGTGCTGATGGGTATCACGAAGGCGTCGCTGGCCACCGACTCGTGGCTCTCGGCGGCGTCGTTCCAGGAGACCACGCGGGTGCTGACCGATGCGGCGATCAACTGCCGCAGCGACAAGCTCAACGGTCTGAAGGAGAACGTGATCATCGGCAAGCTGATCCCGGCCGGCACCGGGATCAACCGCTACCGCAACATCCAGGTGCAACCCACCGAGGAGGCCCGCGCCGCGGCGTACACGATCCCGTCCTACGAGGATCACTACTACAGCCCGGACTTCGGCCAGGCCACCGGGGCCGCGGTCCCGCTGGACGACTACGGCTACAGCGACTACCGCTAAGTAGCGCGAGCAGCCCCGGGTTTTCACCCGGGGCTGTTTCGTGCGCGTCGAGCGTCACGCTGGCGTGGCCGCCGATTTCCAGGGTCGCGCTAGCGTGACGCTCGACGCCGACCCACGCCATGCTCACAGTGGGTTTCCGCGCAGTAGTCACCACTCGATCCGCGAAAACGCTAGCGCCGGCGATAGCGGATTCGAAAGTCGCCTATTGGTCCGGGCGCGCCGCCACATGCGTCGGCACCCTCACTACACTGGCCACCGTGCTCATCGGTTCGCACGTCCGCAACGACGATCCCCTGGCCGCCGCCCAAGCCGACGGCGCCGACGTGGTGCAGTTCTTCCTCGGCAACCCGCAGAGCTGGAAGAAGCCCAAGCCGCGTGACGACGCCGAGACACTGAAGGCATCGACCATCCCGCTGTACGTCCACGCGCCGTATCTGATCAATGTGGCCTCGGCCAACAACCGCATCCGCATCCCGTCGCGCAAGATCCTGCAGGACACCTGCGACGCGGCGTCCGCCATCAACGCCACGGCGGTGATCGTGCACGGCGGCCACGCCGACGACAACGACATGGAGGCCGGCTTCGAGCGGTGGGTCAAGGCGCTGGACTACCTGAACACAGACGTGCAGGTCTATCTGGAGAACACCGCGGGCGGCGACCATGCGATGGCCCGCCACTTCGACACCATCGGCAGGCTCTGGGATCGCATCGGCGACACCGGGATTGGCTTCTGTTTGGACACTTGCCACACATGGGCGGCGGGTGAGGCGCTGGTGGATGCCGTGGATCGCATCAAGGCCATCACGGGTCGCGTCGACCTGGTGCACTGCAACGACTCCAAGGACGAGGCGGGCTCGGGTAGGGACCGCCACGCCAACCTGGGCAGCGGCCAGATCGATACCGAGCTGCTGGTGGCGGCGGTCAAGGCCGCCGATGCGCCGGTCATCTGCGAAACCGCCGACGAGGGCCGCAAGGACG
The nucleotide sequence above comes from Mycobacterium malmoense. Encoded proteins:
- a CDS encoding DNA-directed RNA polymerase subunit beta', whose amino-acid sequence is MLDVNFFDELRIGLATAEDIRQWSYGEVKKPETINYRTLKPEKDGLFCEKIFGPTRDWECYCGKYKRVRFKGIICERCGVEVTRAKVRRERMGHIELAAPVTHIWYFKGVPSRLGYLLDLAPKDLEKIIYFAAYVITSVDNEMRHNELSTLEAEMMVERKGVEDQRDTELEARAQKLEADLAELEAEGAKADARRKVRDGGEREMRQIRDRAQRELDRLEDIWSTFTKLAPKQLIVDENLYRELVDRYGEYFTGAMGAESIQKLIENFDIDAEAESLREVIRSGKGQKKLRALKRLKVVAAFQQSGNSPMGMVLDAVPVIPPELRPMVQLDGGRFATSDLNDLYRRVINRNNRLKRLIDLGAPEIIVNNEKRMLQESVDALFDNGRRGRPVTGPGNRPLKSLSDLLKGKQGRFRQNLLGKRVDYSGRSVIVVGPQLKLHQCGLPKLMALELFKPFVMKRLVDLNHAQNIKSAKRMVERQRPQVWDVLEEVIAEHPVLLNRAPTLHRLGIQAFEPMLVEGKAIQLHPLVCEAFNADFDGDQMAVHLPLSAEAQAEARILMLSSNNILSPASGRPLAMPRLDMVTGLYYLTTEIEGDTGEYQPAADDRPETGVYSSPAEAIMAADRGVLSVRAKIKVRLTQLRPPAEIEAELFGTNGWQPGDAWMAETTLGRVLFNELLPLGYPFVNKQMHKKVQAAIINDLAERYPMIVVAQTVDKLKDAGFYWATRSGVTVSMADVLVPPRKKEILDRYEERADKVEKQFQRGALNHEERNEALVEIWKEATDEVGQALREHYPSDNPIITIVDSGATGNFTQTRTLAGMKGLVTNPKGEFIPRPVKSSFREGLTVLEYFINTHGARKGLADTALRTADSGYLTRRLVDVSQDVIVREHDCQTERGIVVELAERAADGTLIRDPYIETSAYARTLGADAVDEAGNVVVARGEDLGDPSIDALLAAGITQVKVRSVLTCTTGTGVCATCYGRSMATGKLVDIGEAVGIVAAQSIGEPGTQLTMRTFHQGGVGEDITGGLPRVQELFEARVPRGKAPIADVTGRVRLEEGERFYKITIVPDDGGEEVVYDKLSKRQRLRVFKHEDGSEGVLSDGDHVEVGQQLMEGSADPHEVLRVQGPREVQIHLVREVQEVYRAQGVSIHDKHIEVIVRQMLRRVTIIDSGATEFLPGSLIERAGFESENRRVVAEGGEPAAGRPVLMGITKASLATDSWLSAASFQETTRVLTDAAINCRSDKLNGLKENVIIGKLIPAGTGINRYRNIQVQPTEEARAAAYTIPSYEDHYYSPDFGQATGAAVPLDDYGYSDYR
- a CDS encoding DNA-directed RNA polymerase subunit beta; translation: MADSRQSKTDTTPPQGRPKSSTNNSVPGAPKRVSFAKLREPLEVPGLLDVQTDSFEWLIGSPRWREAAIARGEGKGGAKPVGGLEEVLYELSPIEDFSGSMSLSFSDPRFDEVKAPVDECKDKDMTYAAPLFVTAEFINNNTGEIKSQTVFMGDFPMMTEKGTFIINGTERVVVSQLVRSPGVYFDETIDKSTEKTLHSVKVIPSRGAWLEFDVDKRDTVGVRIDRKRRQPVTVLLKALGWTNERITERFGFSEIMMSTLEKDNTAGTDEALLDIYRKLRPGEPPTKESAQTLLENLFFKEKRYDLARVGRYKVNKKLGLPAAESAVPASTTLTEADVVATIEYLVRLHEGQATMTVPGGVEVPVETDDIDHFGNRRLRTVGELIQNQIRVGMSRMERVVRERMTTQDVEAITPQTLINIRPVVAAIKEFFGTSQLSQFMDQNNPLSGLTHKRRLSALGPGGLSRERAGLEVRDVHPSHYGRMCPIETPEGPNIGLIGSLSVYARVNPFGFIETPYRKVVDGVVTDEIVYLTADEEDRHVVAQANSPTRPNEAGAEVFEEGRVLVRRKAGEVEYVPSSEVDYMDVSPRQMVSVATAMIPFLEHDDANRALMGANMQRQAVPLVRSEAPLVGTGMELRAAIDAGDVVVANKPGVIEEVSADYITVMADDGTRHTYRMRKFARSNHGTCANQSPIVDAGDRVEAGQVIADGPCTQNGEMALGKNLLVAIMPWEGHNYEDAIILSNRLVEEDVLTSIHIEEHEIDARDTKLGAEEITRDIPNVSDEVLADLDERGIVRIGAEVRDGDILVGKVTPKGETELTPEERLLRAIFGEKAREVRDTSLKVPHGESGKVIGIRVFSREDDDELPAGVNELVRVYVAQKRKISDGDKLAGRHGNKGVIGKILPAEDMPFLPDGTPVDIILNTHGVPRRMNIGQILETHLGWVAKSGWKVDVAGGTPDWAANLPEDLLHAEPDAIVSTPVFDGAKEEELQGLLSSTLPNRDGEVLVDGDGKAVLFDGRSGEPFPYPVTVGYMYIMKLHHLVDDKIHARSTGPYSMITQQPLGGKAQFGGQRFGEMECWAMQAYGAAYTLQELLTIKSDDTVGRVKVYEAIVKGENIPEPGIPESFKVLLKELQSLCLNVEVLSSDGAAIELREGEDEDLERAAANLGINLSRNESASVEDLA
- a CDS encoding deoxyribonuclease IV, with protein sequence MLIGSHVRNDDPLAAAQADGADVVQFFLGNPQSWKKPKPRDDAETLKASTIPLYVHAPYLINVASANNRIRIPSRKILQDTCDAASAINATAVIVHGGHADDNDMEAGFERWVKALDYLNTDVQVYLENTAGGDHAMARHFDTIGRLWDRIGDTGIGFCLDTCHTWAAGEALVDAVDRIKAITGRVDLVHCNDSKDEAGSGRDRHANLGSGQIDTELLVAAVKAADAPVICETADEGRKDDIAFLREKTSG